tacagacgtctccataccgatccctcaaactctactgagcttatccgtgagttgtgagacctaagtaacctaaggctctgataccaacttgtcacgacccgaattccccaccatcgggagtcgtgatggcgcctactatcggaactaggcaagccaaccttaacataccttttcaactaattttcaacaagataataataaaaataataaattcaagcggaagccttaatttaatattaaatgaacgaaagtgcggaaaaattaacatcatcctctacccaagatttagtgtcacaatactcacggactactataagatactacaaataagagtttgaaagaaaatacataaggagtctacttcgatacaatgaaaacaaacagAAATAAAATAGATGAGACTTAGGGCCCACGCACGCCAGCGAACTACCTAggagtctctggactgaaggcacgctcacaatctactgctactgcggtccgtaagctactcccgaatctgtgcacaaaaagggcacagaagtgtagcatcagcacaaccgaccccatgtgctggtaagtgtctggcctaaccccggcgaggtagtgacgaggctagaccggaCCTACCTCAAATAACCTATacagatatatgtgcaacaacggaaagatatacagaatttaaacagataatagggaggggacatgctgtggggtgtaacaatttagatataagaccaacgaacagagagatggaaactgaataattagcatctatgaaagagagcaagtgaatcaacaactgcacggcaccaaccttcgtgcttttactctcaattctcaccaaaactgtcaaatatagtgcacgacatcatccttcgtgctcaaataattagagacatggcacggaaagacccttcgtgcataattatcaaaacatggcacggaaagacccttcgtgcataatcgctCTTTCTCACCCAATCATCAGTCATAACCAATCGGGAAAagggaatatacaacaagattaaacatcccggcaagggagaacaaatcaacagtaggtcccggcaagggaaaaataccacacttccttctttaactcatctgcttctcaactatcacttcataattatattagcaagtaattaactcaactgtttcacatctttcgaatttaaaagcaactacgactcacggtcatgctagactccggtgcatagataaccgtcaccatgcctatacaccgtactccacaattaacacgtagcaaataacatctaaatcctaatccctcaagccaaagttagaacaaacgcttacctcgaatgctccaaactcaactcacgcttctagtatagctttacctcttgattccaccaccaatccgctcgaatctagtcataagttacttaatcacattaataattactaaatgaatcatccccaatgcatgaaaatagatttttcaaggtttttcccaaaaaggtcaaaaataccacCGGActcacgtggtcgaaactcgaggttcggaccaaaactcggttacccattcccccatgaatccaaatatatgatatgtttttaaatcggacccaaaattgaggtccaacttctcaatttgtagaaaacctaggttctacccaaaacacccaattttccccatgaaaatctttgatttgaagttgaaattatgttaaaagatgttaagggataaagaaattaagttagaaatcacttaccaatcgttttggagaagaaaagttgtttggaaaatcgcctcttaggttttgggtttttgaaaagtgaaaaatgactgagatttccgaacttgtatacctttctgaggacctggcacggaccgcacaaaaatgtgttgcggtcGCGCCGAGttggagaaaaattggggctactctgaacccttccagcgcggaccgcactgttttggtgcgcggccgcgctggttgacctggaaccctagccctcagactcagccacgcggaccgcacaaaaatgcatcgcggccgcgcggctcttgcgcggaccgcgcggaaatgaccgcggccgcgctggtgtctgaaacacctgaacctgcattttcttaagtccaagacctcccgggccccattcaaaactcacccgagccctcggggctccaaaccaaacatgcacacaaccttaaaaatatcttacggacttactcgtgcaatcaaatagccaaaataacatcatatacataggatcaagcctcaaatacatgattttctttcttcaactttcataactcaaattctccatttttagtccgaaacacgtcatatgacgtccgtttttagccaaactttacagatagtgcttaacacatattaaAGACTTTTActgggcgtcggaaccaaaatacgagcccgatacctatattttctaactccttttcatttcaaattttcatatcaaatttcagaaaaataatttctttcaaaaattcatttctcgggcttgggacctcagaatttgattccgggcacacgcccaagtcccatatttttctacggaccctccgggaccgtcgaatcacagttcgggtccgtttacccaaaatgttgaccgaagtcaacattatgcatattaataccaaaattcatcaaatgtttcacataattcacatattctaacataaaaacttttcggctatgtgcccgaactacgcacgacaatcgaggcaactaaaagtgaggttttcaaggcctcgaaagcacggaacaaggaagaactacggtgatgacccttcgggtcgtcacaagAAATAACTTCAGCTCCAATCCCATCGCCGGGGAGAAGAGTGATGTCGTAGCTTTTGGTGGGTGAGGCCGCGAAACAGCGAAGAGTACCCCATTTAGCGGTGTGTTTGGGCAGCGTTTTTGAATGAAATTGGAGTTGGTTGAGAGGTGTTGCAGTAATTGTAACGAAGCCGCCATTGTTGAGACTCTGAAGCAGAAAGCTTTCGAAGTGATGATTTTGGGTGGAAGTCGAATCGGTTCCGTTATTTAGAGAAATTTTATCGCGGCCCTCTTGACGAGACGACATTagggttgttcttgaacaaagataACAGAGTTTGGGGCCGAGCAACTTGAAGATTCTGTTAATATTTTTTCAATGTATTTCAATATATCTCGATgaattctatgtatttcattatattcattgttttctttttttcattgtatttcaatgtatctcgctgtattccatgtatttcattgtattcactgtgtCGTTATTCCTtcaatgtattcatatattttttaattaatgtaatttatgtattttatgtattcagatttataattgtgtttgttgagttatattaggagtctattgtgctaattgattcactttccgtttaaaaacagcTGAATAGACCATGAATTGCGCTATTTATGTTACtgtattcacaaatacatatTGTGAATACAGTCGACTACAATaatctgtctagctgtaatccccTGTTTTACGCCGAgaaatgctactgtattcatgaatacagtagcttaagtACATCGAATACACCCTAAAAACCTGAAAACATATctataggaagtaatatagtaaatggtagctacaactagctaataacccCTAAAACATAGTGATTTCTgaaagtttctttttctttttttggtcaaATCAAAATTTTTGTATTTAACCAATTAAAATATGTACATCCGCTAGCCCATGGGACTCTAGAGCTAGACCCTTTATAATACTCCTATTACAGTACTACAATTCTGTTTCTTTTCCTAATAGACTAGTATGTTATACATTGCCTCAAGTAGGAAATCTATTTAACTGTTCTAATAAGGTCTTCTATTTACTCCTTTGTTGGCCTTTGATATAAAACTGCAATACAATCTCTCGAACTCTCCTTGCATATGTAGTTTATTGCTTTTGAAACCTTCGCATGTTCCTTTCCAGCCATGTATAATAGACTGTTGCTGCAAATAATGACATATGACATATGTCATTATTGTTGTTGAAATTATTTAATTAGATATAAAATTTAAGAAGAACGAACGACTTTTGGCACATACTAAACATATGTATAAAATTTGTGATCTTTACACTTTTATGTCTCTAAGGGCATGCCATTAGGGTGAAATAATGAGGTCAAAATTAAAGAATTTTCAATTATAAAATTgtattattctattttaaataatCTTAATAAACCGGGCAGCATATTCAGTAGTACATTTTTTTGGTAATACATGAAAGTTagaatgactctaacaaagattTTTAGAGCTAGCTTACTCCATTAAGCAAAGAAGAGGCGTATTACTTTAAGCTTAATATATTTTGGCATACCAAGCAATGATTTCTCCATTAGAAAGATACGTTGCGAGACAACTAGGACAAGAGATTCTTTAAATGCCATATAAAAAAAGGAGACTAAAGCCATAATTAATTCCACAATGCAAGACAAAAACCAGGAAATTCAGGAGGAAAGGAGGCCCTACAACCAACCATCTTGAAAGCCATTACATTCTCATCCCCTCTCAATCAAATGCAGTAGTACAATCACCACAGCACAACGTACAACACTAATAAAGCTTAATTTTCTAGCATGATATTTTTGCTACAAAAGAATATCATATATTTCGAGCAATATGTGGTTCATATTAGTAGGGAGCACTggcgaggaggagaagagagcgaacaGTGAGAGGTATAaagtagctaggaaggaggcgaagatggcagtaacggaggctaagacgacagcttttgctcgtctgtatgaggaactaaggaacaaaggcggggagaagaagttattccgactcgctaaggtgagagagaggacaactcgggatctggaccaagtgaggtgcataaaatatgatgacggcaaagttttgatgggagatgaccagattaagaggaggtgacagacctactttcataaacttctatgTGAATAAGAggatcaggatattgtactaggggaattgaggaatgccgacagtccccatgaattaagtaattgtagggacattgagatcgatgaggtcatggaggcaatgcgtaagatgagaaggggcagagctaccaggccagacgaaattccggttgaactttggagatgtgtgggtagagcaggcttggaatggcttactggattatttaatgttatattcaagactaataggatgcctgaagagtggaggtggagtacaatggttctgtgtataagaacaaaggtgatgtccagtcCTGTAACAACCATAGAGGTATCAAATtattgagtcataccatgaaagtttgagagagagtggtagaaatgagagtgcgaaggacgatgtctatttcagacaaccagttcgggttcatgccggagCGATCTACCACAGaggctatccaccttattaggaggatggtagAACAATAcaaggataggaagaaggatctccacatggtgtttattaatctggagaaagcgtacaaCAGGGTTCCTAGGGaagtcttatggagctgcttagaggataaaggggtcctaGTTGCCTACATTAGgatgattaaagacatgtatgctggagctaagactcgggttaggacagtaggaggcgactccgaGCATTTTCCAgttgttacggggttgcaccaagggtctgtgctcagcccattcctatttgccctggtgatggatacactaactcatcatattcaagggagGTGCCatagtgcatgctatttgctgatgacattattctaattgacgagacacgggGCGGTGTCAACGAAAGGCTAGAGGTtgggagacatgctcttgagtctaaaggtttcaagttaagtaggacgaagacggaatacctcgagtgcaagtTTGGGGTTGAGCCGACGAAAgcaggagtggaagtgaggcttgactctcaagtcattcccaagaggggtagtttcaagtaccttggatcggttattcaggagatcagggagatcgacgaggatgtcacacaccgtataggggagGGGTGGATAAAGTgaaggttagcgtcgggagtcctgtgtgacaagaaagtgccaccgttactaaaaggtaagttttatagagcagtggttaggcctgctatatTATATGGGACtaagtgttggccggttaagaactcacatatccagaagataaaagtagcagagatgaggatgttgaggtggatatgcgggcatacaaggatggataagattaggaatgaagatattcgagagaaggtgggcgtggctcccatggaggacaggatgcgggaagcaagactcagatggttcaggcacattcagaggaggagcactgatgcaccggtagggaggtgtgagcgactggttgTGGTAAGCACGAGGAGAGGGATatggagacctaagaagtattggggagaggcgATCAGATAGGACATGgtgcgacttaggattactgaggacatgactcttgaaagggaattatggaggtcgagcattaaggttgtaggttaggggaaagttgtgaatatttcaaCATCAtgatagagtgagactagccagttaggagttagtctgAGGATGATATTGGTCGTctactgatgcagggctttatctgCTGGTTTTTACTATACCatccatctatttcgtatttcgtattccgTATTtcgtatctcttatattgctgttattttattatgagtctattgatggtactaatatatcgtctcttgttgctttcttgagccgagggtctcttggaaacaacctctctgcccctcggagtaggggtaaggtctgcgtacatattatcctccctaaactccacttgtgggattatactgggccgttgttgttgttgttattgttgttgcatgTGGTTCATATTATTGTTGATTATGCTTTCGAACTCATACTTTACTTTATTTGGACAACTTTACTTTTAGGGTACTAATTTTCAACCTCTTTCTCTCTCCTAAAATTTTAACCGATTTTTTCTTTGTTAAAGTAAGGACCTAACATTACAAACAAAAGATATGAGACACACACCAATAAAAAAATTGTTGTTATTAAAATGAAAGTGACAAATGGACCAAACACACATCAATAACACACACCTTCCTCTCCTTCATACATACTCTTTCATGATTTTTCCACTTCTTCCTATCTTCCCTATTTCTCTTCACCTCATTTCCTCCCTCTAATAGTCATGTTTGATCCAAGAAAACAAACACCAAATGACGATTGGGAGCCTCTAAATTTTGGTTTCGAAGTATCAAAAAAGCATGGCAATTGGACTAACAATGATAATGGAGAAGGGATTCAATTTAGAATTCAAGAAATGAAAGAACATGAAGATGGTGGTGCTGAATCTGGTGATTCATCACCACCCTTATGGCAAAATAGCCCTCCAATAAGTCCAGTTCATCATAGTATAAATTATCGGTCACTTTCGCCGAGTTCTAGAGCTCAAGCCATAGCTAGAGGCCAATGGGAACTAATGGAAATGGTTAAGAACATGCCTGAATCTTGTTATGAGCTTTCTTTAAAGGATCTTGTTGAGCAGCCCACTACAGCCACTCAAGTAAAAAATTGCTTAATGAATAAGGAGAAAAACCAAGTTGTGCAGCATAGGGTGAAGATAAAGAGGCAAGAGAGTAGCAAcatgaataagaagaagaagaatcaaaTGATGAAAAGTAGAAGTCTCGACAATGGAGGGCTATTTCTGAAGATGGTTTCCCCTGTTCCTTTGAGatcaaagagaaaaacaaatacaaCTAATAAAGTTTCTCCTAAGCTTGAAGAGTGTGAAAACTCTTCAAAAAGTTTGGAAAAAGACTGGTGGAAGAAGAGATTTTCTAGTTCAAGTGAGAGTGGTAGTAGCAGAAATAGAAGCAGTGGCAGCACTTCTAGCAGTAGCACTAATAGCAGAAATAACAGCAACAGGTATATATCTTCATTACTTAAtttttcaattcaaacaaatCTGGATATTTCTTGTGATCACTAAGGGGATCCAAACATGGGTTCGCAGGTTCAGTAGAATTTAATATTTTGAGATCGATTTTTGTAAATATTCGCAAAAATAAGTATAGATAGAATTAAATATATACTTCAAAACTAATTCTCTCAACTTATAATGCATAATATCTGAAGTCTGAATCTGCCACTGCTTGAAAATTTTAACGGACGATGAATTTGCTAAAATGACTTGGGATGTAGAAAGGTGGAGCGAGGATTTGAGCACTGACTATTAGAGTTACCAggaaatttaatatttgtacatcTTTAGGAgtaattcttttaatatataaGTAGAATACGAGCAAAATGTTACTGGGTCTAGCCAAACTCGTAACTTACATGCATGCTACCTTCACCCCTGGTCATGTAATCTTGGGAGTGTTCCTGCCATATGTTTTGTCCGAGtttaaagattaaaaaaaaagtttaaagtAGATTATTCAATACATTCTCTTTAACTTATTCTATGGTCACTTCACTAGTTGGATGATTCTGGGAAATCCTGCTTCCATACAGAACAGAACAGAAACAAAACAAAGAATGGAAACCTTTAGATCCAAGAAAACCAGTTTTGTGAGTTGTCTCTAATGGAAAGCATTAGTCGATTATAATATATTTCAAAAACTATCATATTTCATTTAATCATTGTTAGAAGCTTTGCTGAGTATGCACATTGCATTTAAAAGAGAAGTAGTTGTTGAGATACCAGATCATTAATCAGATTCTGATTGTTTTagcatttattattattgtgaCATTAAAGAAACACCCGTCCACCCACCCACCCACTTAAAATAAGACATGTTTGTTTTTTATGTAATGCAGGAAAAGGAAAGGATTTTTAAGCAGTTGTTGGTCAAGGTTATGCTTCAGCAAAAGCATATCGGCAGGATGAGAATAACAAGTGATTGGTGATGCCACCTACACATAATACGTTTAAGTCTTGTAGAACCTTATAATAGTGTGATGTGTAAGTTTGTGGTAGAtcacaatatataaatatacagCTCTAAGCAGATCTTTGAGCTATATTCTTGGGAAAGTTTTTCCCCCTTGAATTGCTCTTTCATTTGCTTTCTTCTTGTTTTGGCaagtatttatttgttaaatcaaAATTGAAATTTGAGATGTCAATATTGCAATACACTAAAATATTTTTGCTATAAGAAACGTGCAATATTAAAACCGAGCAAATTGAGTGTAGATCTCGTATATGGAATACTGAGTTGTTTCACAAAATTAAAAGTCAGAATAGTTCGGGACTCTCTTGATAACTTTTGTTTAGTTCCTCCTTAAATTTCATGTGGTCATTAACACTTCTTAAACTTGGCAATTACATAGGCTCGACCCGCAATAccacatgattttttttttcatatggtattttttcacaataatatatatatttatctttttaagtccaccaattattta
Above is a window of Nicotiana tabacum cultivar K326 chromosome 8, ASM71507v2, whole genome shotgun sequence DNA encoding:
- the LOC107831654 gene encoding uncharacterized protein LOC107831654, which gives rise to MFDPRKQTPNDDWEPLNFGFEVSKKHGNWTNNDNGEGIQFRIQEMKEHEDGGAESGDSSPPLWQNSPPISPVHHSINYRSLSPSSRAQAIARGQWELMEMVKNMPESCYELSLKDLVEQPTTATQVKNCLMNKEKNQVVQHRVKIKRQESSNMNKKKKNQMMKSRSLDNGGLFLKMVSPVPLRSKRKTNTTNKVSPKLEECENSSKSLEKDWWKKRFSSSSESGSSRNRSSGSTSSSSTNSRNNSNRKRKGFLSSCWSRLCFSKSISAG